Part of the Melopsittacus undulatus isolate bMelUnd1 chromosome Z, bMelUnd1.mat.Z, whole genome shotgun sequence genome is shown below.
atGAGAGAAACAGTGCGGATGTTCCACAGACTACTAGTCTGTGGTCTGTCTGTCAACATGGAGGACATGGCTGGTTACCATGCAACGGACAGACAGTTGGCACATTTTCCACATATCCtcaaaagtatttcttaaaaacaaatatcAAAGATCTCCGCTTGACAAATAGTTTCAGTCTAATGTCTACAACATCTGTTAGTTCGTTAACACCATTCCCTTTGTATCTGAATGACTATGGCCCTATTGTATCTCAGTGACTTTGATTAACAAGGCAGTTTGTAATTAGATTGGGTAATGTAATTCATGGCCCTCTGTAAACATCTGGATTTGCAAATCTGCATTCCTAGCTTGGGAGCTCTCTGCCACACATCACTAATTACACCATGTTCTTGTATACCATCCTACATTCTCCTGCTGAGCATCTCTTCTTTGTTCCCAGTTCGAGTCAGAAGCTGTTGTCAATACAGAGGAAATCAACGTAATGGCCTAGCACCGCATGTgacatttaatgaaaatgaagtcATGTCTAATTTACATGGCTGGTGTTATGTTATTAAAGCCAGAACTGCAGAAGCTGGGTGTTATCGTGCTAGTCAAGTGTGCAAGACTGATTGTCTATGGCAACGGTGGTGTCTGGCACAGGAAGCTTTGCATCCCCACCTTGCCTGCATGCCCACCTCCTCTGTGGGAATGGGCTTCTGTAAAAAGTGACAGATTTGTTCCTTTTCCCAAGCCTGTCTGTTCTtgttctttctccatccctcagATCCTGTGGAGAGGTCAAGGCAGTGGCAGGAGGAAGGCCACCCTGACTCCTCCCAGGGGTCCCCCCAAAACAGCAAGGACAACCCCCAACTCCAGAGGAAAATTCCTCCTGTATCCAAACATCAAGGACAACTCCCAACTCTGGAGAAAAAACCCTCTTGTACCCAAACTAGCAAGCTGTAACTAAAGAGCTCTGTAGCACCAGAGAAGAGACTTCTGTTGTGCACAAGAAGTGTCTTAAAACGAAATATatgaatacatatttttttacataaaagaGAGCCGCCATGTATAATGAAAGAACACACAGTCAAGAGCTTAGAAAATTGAAAAGGGCACAGTTGTGCTCCTTCAGTTTCCGTTTCCCCATGTCACCTCTCCGGTACGGAAAAGGGTGTGGAATGTTAATTTTTActggtttttatttgctttaccCACGTTAATACCcattagaaatattaatttaatttttcaaaaagtTTCTGATTCTGCCTTTGGACTCAGTTAAGAAGATAAGTGGTAATAACACATTATAAATCATAAGCTTATGTCTGGAAGTAAAACATGTCATGGCTTCTAAGAGGCTATGGCTCCTCCCACTCAGTTTTATCTCCGTTTTTTGCATCTCGGGAtagttttaatttctattttattctctcttcccttccattCTGACTATTGTCCTTCCCTTATGATCATTTTACAGCTACATTGCTTTCCAGAACGCTTCACTGCTGAATGTCTAAAATTCAGTATGGGGTACTTTTGTCCTCCCTGAGGTCGAAGGCCATCGGTTATAACTACATCTGTCCCCTTCGAGACAGCCAGCGCCAGCTCACGGGCAAGCTCTGGTACTTCAGAGACTTCGTCCGAGAACTGTACAGGCACACATGTAACTGGGTGGGGCAGGAACGTGAAGAAAGTTTTATTTGCAGCAGTTTTCAGAGAGAAATCGAAAAAGTCTTATGAATCCCACAACCCTAACAGCACAGAACATAAAAGAAAGCCTTTACCCAGATTCATAGTGATTTGCATTGGAACACCATTTTGGATAATACTCAGTTTCCCAGAGAGGATGCTACAAACTCCATTTAAGTTTTTATCTCTGAATATAAGTTTAATTTTGCAAACCGATTTGTCACTTAGAAAGTGACTTTGTTCCCGTGGTTTGTTTCAAGCTGTTCATCCATAAATCTCTTATTCTGCAATCCCGGGCTATGATTTTTTGAGAGCACATCCAGAATGCGCACTGTCCACGTGTCCACCACGACAGCGGTCTGCTCTTTAGGAAGCAACAACGGCCCTAAAAACGCGACCCGGGCTGGAGCCCTCCGGCAGGGCGCGAAgagcggcggggcggggccggcccGAGGACCGGACCTTCCGCCACAGCCGGGAGCTCGGACGCGGAAAAGTCTCTAGTTTTGTGAAGTTTCTTGCTGGGGAAGCCTGGCTGAGACACTGCGTTCCTTTCCTCCCCGGGGTGCGAGCGAGGCTGCTGGAGAAGACAGCGGAGACCGGGATCCCGATAAGGGGGACCCTCAGCATCAGTGCAATCTCCGGCAGAGAGGGtgcgggggtgggggggtgggggtgggggtgttaCCCGTCCTCAGCGGTGCAGTTTCTGTTGGTTTCGGCCTCGCAACAGCCCCTTTCCTTCCAGCTCTCCTCGCCCCGTTCCGACTCCCGGGCCCTCAGCCAGGCTTTACCCGACACCCCGCTTCTCGCCGAGCTGCCGCGGGCCCTTGTGCTCCGCGAGGGCTCTCCTGCTCCGCGCTCCCCTCCGCGCCTCGGCTCTCCTACCTGAGCGGCTGGGCTTGGCTCGGCTTGGGTCAGTATGGTACAGTATGGTACGGTGCGGTGCGGAACGGAACGGTGCGGTGCCGTAGGGTGCTGTGCGGTGCAGCGTGGGCGGCTGTTCGGTACCTGCTCCCGCGCCCGCGCCCGCGCCGCCTAACAAAAGCGACGGCCACAAACGGACTGCGCGGCCATTGGTGGCGGCGGCGCGCGGCGGGCGCCGGTTGGGCCGGGCGCAGCGGAGGCGGGCTCGGGGCGTTGACGCCAGCGCGGGGCCGGTGGGGAGGCGGGGTCGTGCCTCGCGCCGTCTTTGTGCTCGCCGGCAGCCCCGGCagcgccg
Proteins encoded:
- the LOC117437972 gene encoding uncharacterized protein, with the protein product MAPHSLLSAPLRAAPGGTSVLRTAHSLPRRALRARPKAPRRAARARAREQVPNSRPRCTAQHPTAPHRSVPHRTVPYCTILTQAEPSPAAQVGEPRRGGERGAGEPSRSTRARGSSARSGVSGKAWLRARESERGEESWKERGCCEAETNRNCTAEDGSLARTPGRKGTQCLSQASPARNFTKLETFPRPSSRLWRKVRSSGRPRPAALRALPEGSSPGRVFRAVVAS